A window from Xiphophorus maculatus strain JP 163 A chromosome 17, X_maculatus-5.0-male, whole genome shotgun sequence encodes these proteins:
- the LOC102230297 gene encoding myotrophin-like yields the protein MDQPRVIWALKNGEVNEVQGVLKTGEDVNQSLEGRKPLHYAADFGQVDMIKYLLHKGADVNATDKHGLTPLMYACFEDHKECAKILLEKGADKHIKSPDGVSAFDCESDTIRELLKAAGPK from the exons ATGGACCAACCTCGAGTGATATGGGCATTGAAAAACGGTGAAGTGAACGAAGTTCAAGGCGTTTTGAAAACG GGGGAAGATGTAAATCAGTCCCTGGAAGGGAGGAAGCCTCTTCATTACGCTGCAGACTTCGGCCAAGTAGATATGATAAAATACCTTCTTCATAAAGGAGCAGATGTCAAC gCCACAGACAAGCACGGGCTCACTCCACTAATGTATGCCTGTTTTGAGGATCACAAGGAATGTGCCAAGATCCTTTTGGAAAAG GGAGCtgacaaacacataaaatcacCAGATGGCGTATCTGCCTTTGACTGTGAGAGCGACACCATTCGGGAGCTGCTCAAAGCTGCAGGACCCAAGTAA